A window of the Lactuca sativa cultivar Salinas chromosome 5, Lsat_Salinas_v11, whole genome shotgun sequence genome harbors these coding sequences:
- the LOC111877173 gene encoding uncharacterized protein LOC111877173: MAAFVASFLSCASSRPPLSSSSSSSSSSLALRRNQSVSFPSVSFRRAPKDLINVKTLVFASSDGIRAHEGDSRSKKSMLLKLIQEIEPLDVSIIQRDVPPTTIDAMKRTISGMLGLLPSDQFQVLIEALWKPLSKLLVSSLMTGYTLRNAEYRLCLERNFDTYEETTDHKQTIGIEDSKLIHNSITTNTHKSEETSENPPEFPDFGEMTPEVQQYILKLQSRLFSVKKELHEVKRKNAALQMQQFVGEEKNELLDYLRSLQPEKVAELSEPTSADLKETIHSIVHGLLATLSPKMHSQSQTSIGIGSSDHDHDHDVVEKEREKENTSIQFQPLVSLTRDYLARLLFWCMLVGHYLRGLEYRMELVELLSLSHKEEDYDL, translated from the exons ATGGCAGCCTTTGTCGCCTCTTTTCTCTCGTGTGCTTCTTCTCGCCctcctctctcttcttcttcttcttcttcttcttcttcactcgcTCTTCGTCGTAATCAGTCCGTATCATTTCCAAGCGTTTCTTTTCGCCGAGCTCCCAAAGATTTGATAAacgtgaaaaccctagtttttgcTTCGTCGGATGGGATTAGGGCACATGAAGGGGATTCACGCTCAAAG AAATCGATGCTCTTGAAATTGATTCAAGAAATAGAGCCATTGGATGTGAGCATTATCCAAAGAGATGTTCCACCTACCACCATTGATGCCATGAAGAGGACCATATCAGGAATGTTGGGACTTCTACCTTCAGACCAATTTCAAGTCTTAATTGAAGCTTTATGGAAACCACTTTCCAAATTATTGGTTTCTTCTTTAATGACTGG GTATACATTGAGGAATGCTGAATATAGGCTGTGTTTGGAGAGAAACTTTGACACATATGAAGAAACTACAGATCATAAGCAGACAATTGGAATTGAAGATTCAAAATTAATACACAACAGTATAACAACAAATACACATAAATCTGAAGAAACTAGTGAAAATCCACCCGAGTTTCCAGATTTTGGTGAAATGACCCCTGAAGTTCAACAATATATCTTGAAGCTGCAATCCCGTTTGTTTTCTGTCAAAAAG GAGCTTCATGAGGTGAAGAGGAAGAATGCAGCTCTGCAGATGCAACAGTTTGTCGGGGAAGAAAAGAATGAATTGTTGGACTACTTAAGATCTTTACAACCAGAAAAG GTGGCTGAGCTGTCAGAACCAACATCTGCAGACCTGAAAGAAACAATTCATTCGATTGTTCATGGTCTTCTTGCAACACTTTCACCCAAAATGCATTCACAATCACAAACTTCAATTGGAATTGGAAGCAGTGATCATGATCATGATCATGATGTTGTGGAGAaggagagagagaaggagaacaCTTCTATTCAATTTCAGCCCCTTGTTTCTTTGACTAGGGACTATCTAGCTCGACTACTCTTTTG GTGCATGCTGGTGGGACATTATCTGAGAGGGTTGGAGTATAGAATGGAACTCGTGGAGCTTTTATCATTGTCACACAAGGAGGAGGATTATGACTTATGA